The Bacteroidota bacterium genome window below encodes:
- a CDS encoding glycosyltransferase family 9 protein, producing the protein MNPDELNIPRCKNFSGYKPCISYENCLKDGCKLDSSMTRIGKKILIISLDAMGNVLYNTPILRAIKRKLKESTIYWITMPNAEKILFNNNFVDRVFTWTDENRMILRNIEFDIVYNGDKSDYACAFANEVNAKDKFGFLLNNDGKIIPANKGAMYSYNLGIDDELKFRKNERSGIDILHETFELEYQRDEYVFTFTIEEKEFIEQFKEHHKYEPDKFYVGFNTGCSNLFPNKKMTTDQHIFLISELLKFDNIKIVLLGGKEDTERNLKIYDAFTQEEKKKILYTPTNLGLRQGAAFVSLCDLVVTGDSFGMHLAIAQKKTVIVWFGVSCPPEIELYGRGEKLIPQGLACHPCWKKSCPYNLECIDMIDLNKILELIKKYSLLKTHRNINN; encoded by the coding sequence ATGAATCCTGACGAGTTAAATATTCCGCGCTGTAAAAATTTTTCCGGCTACAAACCGTGCATATCATACGAGAACTGCCTGAAAGACGGCTGCAAGCTCGATAGCAGCATGACGCGAATCGGTAAAAAAATTTTAATCATCTCACTCGATGCAATGGGGAATGTTTTATATAACACTCCTATACTCCGCGCTATAAAAAGAAAACTCAAGGAAAGCACTATATACTGGATAACAATGCCTAACGCAGAAAAAATTCTCTTCAATAATAATTTTGTTGACAGGGTTTTTACGTGGACTGATGAGAACAGAATGATTCTGAGAAATATTGAATTTGATATAGTTTATAACGGAGATAAATCAGACTACGCATGCGCTTTTGCCAACGAAGTTAATGCAAAGGATAAGTTCGGATTTCTTTTGAATAACGACGGAAAAATTATTCCCGCTAATAAAGGAGCTATGTATTCATACAATCTTGGAATAGATGATGAGTTGAAGTTCAGAAAAAACGAAAGAAGCGGTATAGATATTCTTCACGAAACGTTCGAACTTGAATATCAGCGTGACGAATATGTTTTCACTTTCACCATAGAAGAAAAAGAATTTATCGAGCAGTTTAAGGAGCATCATAAATATGAGCCTGATAAATTTTATGTGGGATTTAATACAGGCTGTTCAAATCTTTTCCCCAATAAAAAGATGACAACGGACCAGCATATATTTTTGATATCGGAACTGCTTAAGTTCGATAACATAAAAATCGTTCTGCTCGGCGGTAAGGAAGATACGGAGAGAAATTTGAAAATCTATGATGCATTCACTCAGGAAGAGAAAAAGAAAATTTTATATACTCCGACTAACTTAGGGCTTCGACAGGGAGCTGCATTTGTAAGTCTGTGCGACTTAGTCGTTACAGGTGACAGCTTCGGGATGCACCTTGCCATTGCACAGAAGAAAACTGTTATAGTCTGGTTCGGAGTTTCATGCCCTCCTGAAATAGAATTGTATGGAAGGGGAGAAAAATTAATTCCTCAGGGACTGGCATGCCATCCATGCTGGAAAAAAAGCTGCCCTTATAATCTTGAATGTATTGATATGATCGATCTTAATAAAATTCTCGAACTTATAAAAAAATATTCACTTTTAAAAACTCATCGGAATATAAATAACTAA
- a CDS encoding T9SS type A sorting domain-containing protein codes for MKTKIFAFGIFLFCSFLFIQSVSFSQSVWTTQYLNNIGGNYLRRVQFVNSLTGWACGGNGTLIKTTNGGNNWSVVSNGTTSFLTCIYFIDENTGWIGSEDAVVKKTTNGGVSWYSAPILTNDFSADFFFLNDQTGYITSHDNKIHKTTNGGLSWNLINSSSFAYGQIQFFNEMTGYVVAPSYFAKSIDGGLNWTRTLYDGVNQAMTFINQQTGWITGTNSIRKTTDGGDTWINYAIPMTFPYALKFYTPSMGWCVGASGSNAVICRTINGGETWVVQKTELNNVYYDISFINSNSGWVSGNSIISSTTNGALLSVNQISSSVPDKFSLKQNYPNPFNPETKISFDVKNSTFASLKIFDMTGKEVKTLVNENISAGSYEINFNASELNSGVYFYTLKTNEFTETKKMMLVK; via the coding sequence ATGAAAACAAAAATATTTGCCTTCGGAATTTTTTTATTTTGTTCATTTCTTTTTATTCAGAGTGTTTCTTTTTCCCAGTCAGTTTGGACAACACAGTATTTGAATAACATTGGAGGAAATTATTTGAGAAGAGTGCAGTTTGTAAATTCACTTACAGGTTGGGCATGCGGAGGAAATGGTACTTTAATTAAAACAACAAATGGCGGTAATAACTGGTCCGTCGTAAGTAATGGCACCACTTCATTTTTAACATGTATTTATTTCATTGATGAAAATACGGGTTGGATAGGTTCTGAAGATGCTGTTGTAAAGAAAACAACAAACGGCGGAGTTTCATGGTATTCTGCCCCAATTCTCACTAATGATTTCTCTGCTGATTTCTTCTTCTTAAATGATCAGACAGGTTACATTACCAGCCACGATAATAAAATTCATAAAACAACTAACGGCGGGTTAAGCTGGAATTTAATAAACAGCTCATCATTCGCTTATGGGCAAATTCAGTTTTTCAATGAAATGACGGGATATGTAGTTGCTCCAAGTTATTTTGCCAAATCAATTGACGGCGGATTAAATTGGACACGAACATTGTATGACGGCGTAAACCAGGCAATGACATTTATAAATCAGCAGACAGGCTGGATAACAGGAACAAACTCAATCAGAAAAACAACTGATGGCGGTGACACCTGGATAAATTATGCAATCCCTATGACTTTTCCTTATGCCTTAAAGTTTTATACTCCGAGTATGGGATGGTGTGTCGGTGCCAGCGGTTCAAACGCTGTTATCTGCCGTACAATAAATGGCGGAGAAACCTGGGTTGTACAAAAAACCGAACTTAATAATGTTTATTATGATATAAGTTTTATTAATAGCAATTCCGGCTGGGTTTCCGGAAATTCAATAATTTCCTCTACAACAAACGGTGCATTGTTATCAGTAAATCAGATTTCCTCATCAGTACCGGATAAATTTTCATTAAAACAAAATTACCCCAATCCTTTCAACCCTGAAACAAAAATTAGTTTTGATGTAAAGAATTCAACTTTCGCATCTTTGAAAATTTTTGATATGACAGGTAAAGAAGTAAAAACCCTGGTGAATGAAAATATTTCTGCAGGCAGTTATGAAATAAACTTCAATGCAAGTGAACTCAATAGCGGAGTATATTTCTACACTCTGAAAACAAATGAGTTTACCGAAACGAAAAAAATGATGCTTGTAAAATAA
- a CDS encoding T9SS type A sorting domain-containing protein: protein MKSKIVSFGIFFLLVFLFTQTVSFSQSVWSTNFINNIGGNYLRKVKFLTPNIGYSGGGNGTFVKTTNGGDNWAILNTGSSGFISSLFFINQYTGWVGSTIPEMKKTTDGGVTWSGFSIPTTDYVADIWFVNSMIGYASAHSGQILKTTNGGSNWQNIAPSSQAWGEVQFIDENNGWILSDYDLYRTSDGGNSWSSILHNTNNQLGYFQDYYFLNQSTGWATIPNGIAKTTNGGDNWAILNVPLPIPMSVVFLNQNLGWCVGYDNTKGIICRTIDGGMNWVVQKTENGNKFYDLSFINQNQGWACGNAIISSTVNGSGGMTAVLQTSSLLPDKYSLKQNFPNPFNPTTRISFDVTNPTYASLKIFDMTGREVKTLIDENISAGSYEIDFNAGELNSGVYFYTLQTNEFIETKKMILVK, encoded by the coding sequence ATGAAATCTAAAATTGTTTCGTTCGGGATTTTTTTCCTCTTGGTTTTTCTCTTTACTCAAACTGTATCTTTCTCGCAATCAGTTTGGTCGACAAATTTTATTAATAATATAGGAGGAAACTATCTTCGTAAGGTAAAATTTCTTACTCCCAATATAGGATATTCGGGTGGCGGAAACGGAACATTTGTAAAAACTACTAATGGAGGAGATAACTGGGCTATACTTAATACCGGCAGCTCAGGATTTATTTCATCATTATTTTTTATAAACCAGTATACAGGTTGGGTTGGTTCTACCATTCCTGAGATGAAAAAAACAACTGACGGCGGTGTAACCTGGAGCGGATTTTCTATTCCTACTACGGATTATGTGGCAGATATCTGGTTTGTGAACAGCATGATCGGATATGCATCAGCACACAGCGGACAGATTTTAAAAACTACAAACGGCGGAAGTAACTGGCAAAATATCGCTCCGTCCTCTCAGGCATGGGGAGAAGTTCAATTTATTGATGAAAATAACGGATGGATACTTTCAGATTATGACCTTTATAGAACCAGTGACGGAGGAAATTCATGGTCTTCAATTTTACACAACACTAACAATCAATTAGGATATTTTCAGGATTATTATTTCCTCAATCAATCTACAGGCTGGGCAACAATTCCAAACGGAATAGCAAAAACAACTAATGGCGGTGATAACTGGGCAATATTAAATGTTCCTTTGCCTATTCCTATGTCTGTAGTATTTTTGAATCAAAATCTTGGATGGTGTGTAGGATATGATAATACAAAAGGGATTATCTGCCGTACAATTGATGGAGGTATGAACTGGGTAGTACAGAAAACTGAAAATGGAAACAAGTTTTATGACCTTAGTTTTATAAATCAAAATCAAGGGTGGGCGTGTGGTAATGCCATAATTTCTTCAACAGTAAACGGAAGCGGGGGTATGACAGCAGTCCTTCAGACTTCTTCACTCTTACCTGATAAATATTCTCTGAAGCAGAATTTTCCAAATCCGTTCAACCCAACTACAAGAATCAGTTTTGATGTAACAAATCCTACATATGCTTCGTTGAAAATTTTTGATATGACAGGAAGAGAAGTTAAAACTCTTATAGATGAAAATATTTCAGCGGGAAGTTATGAAATAGATTTCAATGCAGGCGAACTCAACAGCGGAGTATATTTTTATACTCTGCAAACAAATGAATTTATAGAAACAAAAAAAATGATCCTAGTAAAATAA
- a CDS encoding T9SS type A sorting domain-containing protein, producing MRKFKSLIFAMVLVLAIQSVSFSQSVWNTRQFQTIEGNQLRKVQFVSTTVGYTGGGNGKFVKTTDAGDSWNVLNTGLTGYITAIYFINENTGWVGSTEPLVKKTTDGGITWSSQPLSTSSYIADIYFNNSQTGFLAGNGGQIFKTSNGGTNWINIAPLNIHWGEVKFLDINTGWILSDYDLYRTTNAGTTWTSIFHNAGMQLGYFQDFHFINALTGWATIPSGIAKTTNGGDSWSFKTIQMASPMAIQFLNENVGWCAGHTNNSTGYILGTVNGGANWVTQKVEPGNEYWDISFANVNMGWATGDAIVSSTTNGGLVSIIQTSSQSPDAFSLKQNFPNPFNPTTKIGFLVKNSTFVSLKVFDMNGREVKALVNENISAGTYEINFNAGELNSGIYFYTLKTNEFTETKKMTLIK from the coding sequence ATGAGAAAGTTTAAATCTTTAATTTTTGCCATGGTATTAGTTTTGGCAATTCAGTCAGTTTCTTTTTCTCAATCAGTATGGAATACAAGACAATTTCAGACTATTGAAGGAAATCAGCTTCGTAAAGTTCAATTTGTAAGCACAACGGTCGGATATACAGGAGGAGGCAATGGTAAATTTGTAAAAACTACAGATGCAGGAGATAGCTGGAACGTTTTGAATACAGGACTTACAGGGTATATAACTGCAATATATTTTATTAATGAAAATACGGGTTGGGTTGGTTCAACAGAGCCGCTTGTTAAAAAAACCACGGACGGCGGAATTACATGGTCCAGTCAGCCTTTAAGCACAAGCAGTTACATAGCTGATATTTACTTCAATAACAGCCAGACTGGTTTTTTAGCCGGAAACGGAGGTCAGATATTTAAGACCTCTAACGGGGGTACAAACTGGATAAATATCGCTCCGTTAAATATACATTGGGGTGAAGTGAAATTTTTAGATATAAATACAGGATGGATACTTTCAGATTACGATTTATACAGAACTACTAATGCTGGTACCACTTGGACTTCTATTTTCCATAATGCAGGAATGCAGTTGGGATATTTTCAGGATTTTCATTTCATTAATGCATTGACCGGATGGGCAACAATTCCAAGCGGTATTGCAAAGACAACTAACGGCGGAGATTCATGGTCATTTAAAACTATTCAAATGGCTTCACCAATGGCAATTCAATTTTTAAATGAAAATGTGGGTTGGTGTGCAGGACATACTAACAACTCAACGGGTTATATATTAGGTACTGTAAATGGTGGCGCTAACTGGGTTACACAAAAAGTAGAACCGGGCAATGAGTACTGGGATATTAGTTTTGCAAATGTAAATATGGGATGGGCCACTGGTGATGCTATAGTTTCTTCTACAACAAATGGAGGATTGGTATCTATAATTCAGACATCCAGTCAATCGCCTGACGCATTTTCATTAAAACAAAATTTTCCAAATCCATTCAACCCAACAACAAAAATTGGTTTTTTGGTAAAAAATTCAACTTTTGTTTCGTTAAAAGTATTTGATATGAACGGAAGGGAAGTAAAAGCCCTTGTTAATGAAAATATTTCTGCCGGAACTTATGAAATTAATTTTAATGCCGGCGAACTCAACAGTGGAATATATTTTTATACTTTGAAAACAAATGAGTTTACAGAAACCAAAAAAATGACATTAATTAAGTAA
- a CDS encoding class I SAM-dependent methyltransferase, with translation MKKLITNFLRKKGFELIKKPKYNGLSDFSIDGLYYDLNIPNANYSPWKGDKKFLDIFEKIKNNTLVDIFRCYELWQLIEQTQKINASAGVIEIGVWRGGTAAVMAQKLSELKSTANLYLADTFEGVVKTSDKDKYYTGGEHKDTSLEIVEDLMKNTAKYKNYKILKGIFPDDTHQEIPSDEIFSLCHIDVDVYQSAKDIISWIWGKLIIGGLIVFDDYGFHTCTGITKLVNEQRELDDRIVIHNLNGHAIMVKIR, from the coding sequence ATGAAAAAACTAATAACAAATTTTTTAAGAAAAAAAGGCTTTGAGCTTATAAAAAAACCGAAATATAATGGTTTATCAGATTTTTCAATCGATGGTTTATACTATGATTTAAATATTCCAAATGCTAATTATAGCCCGTGGAAAGGTGACAAGAAATTTTTAGACATCTTTGAAAAAATAAAAAATAATACTCTTGTAGATATATTCAGATGTTATGAACTATGGCAGTTAATTGAACAGACTCAAAAAATTAATGCAAGTGCAGGAGTAATAGAAATAGGTGTGTGGAGAGGCGGCACTGCCGCTGTAATGGCTCAAAAACTTTCCGAATTAAAAAGTACTGCGAATTTATATCTGGCAGATACGTTTGAAGGTGTAGTTAAAACTTCAGACAAAGATAAATATTATACCGGCGGAGAACATAAAGATACTTCTCTTGAGATTGTGGAAGATCTAATGAAAAACACTGCAAAATATAAAAATTATAAAATACTTAAAGGCATATTCCCCGATGATACCCATCAGGAAATACCCTCTGATGAAATTTTCAGCCTGTGTCATATTGATGTTGACGTGTATCAGTCAGCAAAGGATATAATTTCATGGATTTGGGGTAAACTTATTATCGGAGGCTTAATAGTTTTTGATGACTATGGATTTCACACATGCACCGGAATAACCAAGCTTGTAAATGAGCAAAGAGAATTAGATGACAGAATTGTAATTCACAATTTAAATGGCCACGCAATTATGGTAAAAATAAGATAA
- a CDS encoding glycosyltransferase family 9 protein — MKKSYLKRFINNLREDIPIQIVNLMVYLLDFFYKIPPPAKNSEKYILLVRTDLLGDFIIWLKALIYISQKYKNENYKVILLGNEIWTSLAQKTKIFDVVLPVNRKKYFKDFNYRKNILNELNKYNIEYLFQTALSRDFAVADSISRNVRAKNKIAFRRKPEAEYSIWNLLSNNWYSKLITTNSKEQFEFYRVKEFLGEISIPLEKYTTDISEYFEKKSPSKKYFVVLPGANAARRCLEPEKFANIISDIKNKTGWECYLCGSKSETKLGEEIHSHLKFKCNNLIGKTSLIELGDIFIDSELVLGNETGTLHYATALNKNAVCILGGGHFGRFMPYEKSISENSVLPTAVYKKMECFNCHWRCIYTDKKNEIVPCVSQITSDYVLKEINPLLHLLT; from the coding sequence TTGAAAAAATCCTACCTTAAAAGATTTATCAATAATCTTCGTGAAGATATACCAATTCAAATTGTAAACCTGATGGTATATCTTCTTGATTTCTTTTATAAAATCCCGCCTCCGGCTAAAAATTCTGAAAAATATATTTTACTTGTCCGTACCGATTTACTGGGCGATTTTATTATCTGGCTGAAAGCTTTAATATACATTTCTCAGAAATATAAAAACGAAAATTATAAAGTCATTCTACTGGGCAATGAAATCTGGACATCTCTTGCACAAAAAACAAAAATATTCGATGTAGTTTTACCCGTTAACAGAAAAAAGTACTTTAAGGATTTTAATTACCGGAAAAATATTTTAAACGAACTTAATAAATACAATATCGAATATTTATTCCAAACTGCCCTCTCAAGAGATTTTGCAGTAGCTGATTCAATCTCAAGAAATGTAAGAGCAAAAAACAAAATTGCATTCAGAAGAAAACCGGAAGCGGAATATTCTATCTGGAATTTATTAAGCAACAATTGGTATTCAAAATTAATAACCACAAATTCTAAAGAACAGTTTGAGTTTTACAGAGTGAAGGAATTTCTTGGTGAAATAAGTATTCCATTGGAAAAATATACAACCGATATCTCTGAATATTTTGAAAAAAAATCACCTTCAAAAAAATACTTTGTTGTGCTTCCGGGAGCAAACGCTGCGCGCAGATGCCTTGAACCCGAAAAATTTGCAAATATAATTTCTGATATAAAAAATAAAACAGGCTGGGAATGTTATCTGTGTGGCAGCAAAAGCGAAACAAAACTCGGAGAAGAAATACATTCTCATCTTAAATTCAAATGTAACAATTTAATAGGTAAGACTTCCTTAATTGAACTTGGCGATATATTTATAGACTCTGAACTTGTTTTAGGGAATGAAACGGGAACATTACATTACGCTACAGCTCTAAATAAAAATGCTGTTTGCATTTTAGGAGGAGGTCACTTCGGAAGATTTATGCCTTACGAGAAAAGTATATCTGAAAATTCAGTTTTGCCAACTGCTGTATATAAAAAAATGGAATGTTTCAATTGTCACTGGAGATGTATCTATACCGATAAAAAAAATGAAATCGTACCCTGTGTCTCGCAGATTACTTCCGATTATGTTTTGAAAGAAATAAATCCGCTTCTTCATTTACTCACTTAA
- a CDS encoding class I SAM-dependent methyltransferase — translation MKVLPINKDKNILDIGCGFGQTLKALRDKGYTNLKGIDINDESIAQCKKINLDVTKVEDIISYSNSTDKKYDFIIMSHVLEHIEKEKMIDNLRAIKSLLSEKGKYCVMVPNAQSNTGSYWRFEDFTHHYLFTSGSLQYVLRAAGFTKIDFIDPDGLDGVSSLKKPVVKILLKIYKFRKNFWNKITASSYHRPSPQIFTFELKALAS, via the coding sequence ATGAAAGTTTTACCAATAAATAAAGATAAAAATATTCTTGATATCGGCTGCGGCTTCGGTCAGACATTAAAAGCATTAAGAGATAAAGGCTATACAAATTTAAAAGGTATCGATATAAACGATGAATCAATTGCTCAGTGTAAAAAAATAAATCTGGATGTTACAAAAGTTGAAGATATAATTTCGTACTCTAATTCAACAGATAAAAAATATGACTTCATCATTATGAGCCATGTACTTGAGCATATCGAAAAGGAAAAAATGATTGATAATTTACGAGCGATAAAAAGCCTTTTAAGTGAAAAAGGAAAGTATTGCGTAATGGTTCCGAATGCGCAATCGAATACGGGTTCTTACTGGAGATTTGAAGATTTTACCCATCATTATTTGTTTACAAGTGGAAGTCTGCAGTATGTATTAAGGGCTGCGGGTTTTACAAAAATAGATTTTATTGATCCCGACGGATTAGACGGAGTATCTTCTCTAAAAAAACCTGTTGTAAAAATTTTATTGAAGATTTATAAATTCAGAAAAAATTTCTGGAATAAAATTACTGCAAGCTCGTATCACAGACCAAGTCCGCAGATATTTACTTTTGAGTTAAAGGCATTGGCAAGTTAA
- the secG gene encoding preprotein translocase subunit SecG, producing MVLFSIILLVIVAILLMAVVLLQSSKGTGLSGSFGGSGIATSFGVRRTSDFLTKSTTILAVIFLLGSLILNIFINKGSSTDAESIIQRNAGNQPQQQAPPPVQTPPPTQQNSPGTQQNGPSGTPPTDAPAK from the coding sequence ATGGTATTATTTTCAATCATATTATTGGTTATAGTTGCAATTTTGCTCATGGCAGTTGTGCTTTTGCAATCTTCAAAAGGAACAGGGCTTTCCGGCAGCTTCGGCGGCTCAGGAATAGCAACATCATTCGGCGTTCGCAGAACATCGGATTTCTTAACTAAGTCAACTACTATATTAGCAGTTATATTTTTGCTCGGCTCATTGATATTGAACATCTTTATTAATAAAGGAAGCTCAACAGATGCTGAAAGCATAATTCAGAGAAATGCAGGAAATCAACCACAGCAGCAAGCACCTCCGCCTGTGCAGACTCCTCCGCCTACTCAGCAAAACAGCCCCGGCACACAGCAAAACGGACCATCAGGTACGCCTCCGACTGACGCTCCGGCAAAATAA
- a CDS encoding lmo0937 family membrane protein, whose amino-acid sequence MLWTIAVILIILWLLGFVSSYTMGGFIHILLVVAVIVIIIRLIQGRNIT is encoded by the coding sequence ATGCTTTGGACTATCGCCGTAATACTAATAATCTTATGGTTATTGGGATTTGTAAGCTCATACACAATGGGCGGCTTCATCCACATTTTATTGGTAGTAGCAGTTATAGTGATAATTATCCGCTTAATTCAGGGAAGAAATATCACTTAG